The Blautia luti nucleotide sequence TACAGGGATTCTTCCAGTTATATGCTACAATGGTAGTAGACAGTTTCTTTCCTGCATATTTAAAGGAAATTGTTGATGTTCCTGCTTTTTTGACATTAACTGTTAATCCATATGAACCCTTGTTCAGCACTTCTACAACATCCGGATTGGAATTTTTCAGACCGGTTGGTTCCTTTCCCTCAATAGAATTCTTTATATATATGGTTTTTCCAAATGCAGACTGGGGTGCAGAATAAATAGCCATATAAACCTTTTTATCAATACTGGGAACCGGTGATTTTGCATTTACAGAAACCAACTGTAATCCCAGTACACTGATGATCGTTAAAAGTAATAATACTGTTTTTCTTATAAAAGCATTCTTTTTCATATCTCTTGTCCTCTCTTTCCAAATGGATAAATGTCTGGCAATAGTACCATCAATCATTTCACATAACACTACTGCCCTAATAATTATCTACTCTAATAGAAACATAGGCATTATTTTTAGTATTCTTTAGCTTGATAAAAAGTGCCAGGAAATCCTTTGGAAGCTTTTGTCCTTTTTTTACAGAATACATTTTTATGCTTCCATTGTTAGCCCTAACAAATCTGCTGTATTCTATCTTTTCCACTTTATATCCTGCTTTCAGACTGTAGGTCAGCTTTCCATTCAGTCTGCTTACAACCCCATATAAATTTGGTTCCGGCTTTTTTGCATAGTAGGAAGTCAGGTTCTTTTTCCCGATTTTCAGCGTTTTAAATGGATTGGCATATTTTACAAATGTATAGGTGCAGGTTTTTTTATATGTTTTTCCATTTACTTTTACAGTAACATTAACTTTAGCTGTTCCTTCCTTGATTCCAGTTACCTGATAAAATGCATTTCTTTTCGCGCCTCCATTACTGCCGGATACACGGGAAAACACCGTCATCACCTTGGGATTACTGCTTACCGCAGATATTTCTATGTTTTCACGATTGTAATATACTGGCGTAGAATAGTTTGTCACATTGTCTACGCTACATCCCAATGTAACTTTCATTTTTGCTGGCATCTTCGCCAATGGATTCTTCTGTGCTGCCCAGACATTTACGGACATGGCAAGCATTGCTACTACTGCCGCAAAAATCATTAATAGTACATTTTTCTTTTTCTTCATAAATTTTTTCCTCCTTTATTTGCAGGTTTTTGTTATGTGAATTGACAGTTACTTTCCTGTTCTGTCAAGCCCCATCATATTTTTTCAGCATCCTGCTGAAACATTCAGGTGTCATATTCAGATAAGACGCTATATCTTTTTTGTTCACCTTTTTTTCCAGCCCCGGATAGGTTTCCAGGAAATATCTTCTCGTTCTTTTTCATCAGCAAAGTTCTTGCTTTCAATTTTTCCTCTTCATTTTTCCTTTTTCTTTCATCACTCATACTTATTCCTTTTTACACGCTCAAAATCACCAGACAAAACCATATTATTTAAAGTTATCGTTTATCCTGTTCCTTTGCAAACAAGATTTTCTCTAATTATACTTTATTGTCTGACAAATATCAATCCGCTTGATTCAAATCAAGTAATCACAAATATTTTTCCCAAAACCACTCCTTCACACTCAAAAAAGGGCGCTGCCCAAGCAGCCGCCCTTTCGTTAAATCACATCTTTTTTAGAGATTATACTCCCTATACAATTGTTCATACAATCCCGGCGCTCCTAAAAAAGAAGCTCAAGGGTGGAGTTTATTTAAAATATTCCACTCCAGACTCAAAGATCTTAATATCCTGCTCCCCATAGATATTAATAGCAACACCATCCCCGCGACGTTCACTATGTGCCATCTTACCAAGGATACGTCCATCCGGGCTGGTAATACCTTCAATGTTCATATAAGAACCATTGACATTCCATTCTTCATCAACACTGAGCTGTCCATCCGGAGTTACATACTGAGTTGCAACCTGTCCGTTTGCAAACAGTTTCTGCAGCCATTCTTCATTAGCAACGAAACGTCCCTCACCATGTGAAGCCGGGTTACAGTAAACACCACCAAGCTGTGCCTTCTGCAGCCAAGGAGATTTATTACTAACAACCTTAGTATAAACCATCTTGGAGATATGACGTCCGATGGTATTAAATGTCAGTGTAGGAGAATCTGCCTTCTGTCCACAGATCTCACCGTAAGGTACAAGACCAAGCTTGATCAGAGCCTGGAATCCGTTACAGATACCAAGTGCCAGACCGTCTCTTTCATTAATCAGCTTCATAACAGCTTCTTTGATCTTCGCATTCTGGAATGCAGTTGCAAAGAATTTCGCGGAACCATCCGGTTCGTCACCTGCGGAGAATCCGCCCGGGAACATGATGATCTGTGCCTGATCGATTGCTTTCTCAAAAAGCTCTACAGAGTCATGGATATCTTCAGCAGTCAGGTTTTTGAATACTTTTACATCCACCTCTGCACCTGCACGCTCGAATGCACGTGTGCTGTCATACTCGCAGTTTGTTCCAGGGAATACAGGAATAAATACGCGAGGTTTCGCAACTTTGTTCTTGCATACATAAATGCTGTCTGCACGATAAAGTTTCTCATCTCTGTCAGCTGCCTCTTTGTCATTCTCAGAAGAAACTGTCTTAAATACTTTTTCCAGAGTACCTTTCCATGCGTTTTCAGCTTCGCCTACAGTGATCACTGTATTTCCATAGGAGAAGTTACCGTCAGCAGTTACTTCACCGATCACTGTATAAGTGATGGAAAGCTCACCAACTTTACCATCCGGAACTTCCAGGATAATATCACCAAATCCAGGTGCAAAGAAATCTCTCGGATCAAGGTTATGTTCGATCTTCACGCCCATGCCATTACCAAATGCCATCTTTGCAACTGCAGCTGCAATACCATGGCGGTCAAGTGCATAAGCAGAAACAACCTTGCCGTCCTGCATATCTTTATGAAGTTTTTCATACTGATCCATGATTCCTGCATAATCCGGCAGATCATACTGATCCTTCGGCGCGCGAAGCCATACCAGTTTGTTTCCTGCTTTCTTTAATTCCGGTGTGATCACATCCTGGATCTTCGCAACGTCAACAGCGAAAGATACCAGTGTCGGAGGTACGTCAATATCATTGAATGTACCGGACATACTGTCCTTACCACCGATAGATGGAAGTCCAAATCCCATCTGTGCTGCATAAGCACCGAGAAGTGCTGCGAAAGGCTGGCTCCATCTCTTAGGATCTTCTGTCATACGACGGAAGTATTCCTGGAATGTGAAACGAATTTTCTTATAGTCACCGCCTGTAGCCACAATTCTTGCAACGGATTCTGTTACTGCATAAGCAGCTCCGTGATATGGGCTCCAGGAAGATAAGTACGGGTCAAAACCATAGCTCATCATGGTTACGGTATCTGTCTTGCCATTCTGTACCGGAACTTTTGCAACCATGGACTGAGTTTCTGTAAGCTGATATTTACCGCCATATGGCATAAATACGCTGCCTGCTCCGATAGAACCGTCGAACATTTCCACAAGTCCTTTCTGGGAGCATACATTTAAGTCTGCAAGAGTTTCCATCCATTTTGCTTTTACATCTGCAACGTCCGGGCGTTCTTCAAAGAGATTACCTTCTTTATTCGGGATTTCTACTTCTACAGTTGTTTCCTGATGTGCACCGTTGGTATCCAGGAATGCACGGGAAATATTTACGATCTCCTTACCTCGCCATACAAGTACCAGACGAGGATCCTCTGTTACAACAGCAACAGGAATTGCCTCCAGGTTCTCTTCATTTGCATAGCCAAGGAAAGTATCTACATCTTTCGGATCAACTACGACAGCCATACGTTCCTGAGATTCGGAAATTGCGATCTCAGTTCCGTCAAGACCTGCATATTTCTTCGGAACCTTGTCAAGGTCTACTCTAAGACCTGCTGCCAACTCACCGATAGCAACGGAAACACCGCCTGCACCAAAGTCATTACATTTCTTGATGATATGGCTGACTTCTTCACGGCGGAACATACGCTGGATCTTACGCTCAGTAGGAGCATTACCTTTCTGAACCTCAGCGCCGCACACTTCGATAGAAGCTTCTGTATGAACCTTGGAAGAACCGGTAGCACCACCGATACCGTCACGTCCTGTACGTCCTCCAAGTAAGATAATGATATCTCCCGGATCAGAATTCTCACGGATAACCGCACGTCTGGGAGCAGCACCCATAACAGCACCGATCTCCATACGTTTTGCCACATAATTTGGATGATAAACTTCTTTTACATAACCTGTTGCAAGACCAATCTGGTTTCCATAGGAACTGTAACCATGAGCTGCGCTTCTTACCAGTTTCTTCTGCGGAAGTTTACCCTTGAGAGTTTCTTTTACAGAAACAGTAGGATCTGCCGCACCAGTTACACGCATTGCCTGATATACATAGGTACGTCCTGAAAGCGGGTCGCGGATCGCACCGCCAAGGCAGGTAGCTGCACCACCGAATGGCTCGATCTCAGTAGGATGGTTATGTGTCTCATTCTTGAAGTTGATCAGCCATTCCTCTTCTTTACCGTCAACATCTACAGGAACTACAATACTGCAGGCATTGATCTCATCAGATTCTTCCTGATCAGCAAGCTTTCCTTCTGCTTTCAGTTTCTTCATAGCCATCAGAGCCAGGTCCATCAGGCAGACAAATTTGTCCTTGCGACCCTTGTAAAGCTCTTCTCTGTCAGCAAGATATTTGTTGTAGGTATCTACGATCGGTGCCTTGTAATCACCTTCGTCAAATTTTACATCTGTCAGCTCTGTGGAGAAGGTTGTATGACGGCAGTGATCAGACCAGTAGGTATCCAGTACACGAATCTCTGTCATAGACGGGTCACGTTTCTCTTCTTCCTTGAAATAATGCTGGATATGCTGGAAATCCTTGAATGTCATTGCAAGATTTAAGGAAGCATAAAGTTCCTTTAATTCTGCTTCCGGCATCTCCTTGAATCCATCGAAAATCTTAACATCTTCCGGTTCCGGGAATACAGTTACCAGTGTTTCCGGTTTCTGCAGACCTGTCTCACGGGAATCTACAGGATTGATGCAGTGATGCTTGATGGCATCAAATTCTTCATCTGTGATAGTTCCTTCAATCACATAAGTAGTTGCGGAACGAATGATAGGCTGTGCGTTCTCATCTAGGAACTGTACACACTGAACAGCGGAATCAGCTCTCTGGTCGAACTGTCCCGGTAAAAATTCTACTGAGAAAATGCGGGAGCCTGCTGCTGCCTCAAAATTTTCCAGATATAAATCGTCTACAGGTGGCTCTGCAAAAACAGTTTTGCATGCTTTATCAAAAACTTCATCAGAAATATTCTCTACATCATAGCGGATCAGCACACGGACTGCTGTTACGGATTTGATTCCCAGATAGCTGCTGATCTCATGTTTTAATTCCTTTGCCTGTACAGCGAAGGCCGGTTTCTTTTCTACATAGACACGTCTTACGTTACTCATAGAAACTCCTTTCTTATGTATGCATTGTTTTAAAAATGCTTGACTATTGCTTCTTTTATAGTATCATAGGAAATATCATTAGTAAAATTAATATATCTTATATTTTTTATTAATACAGTTAATTAATCACCGTTCACACTCCACTGTCGACGAGATATTGGGGAATGAGTATGCCAAAATCCCGAGACATACAATCTAAAGTTCCATTGTTGCCGACAATTTGTATCATCACATTATTTTATGAAAGGATTTATTTCTATGGATATTAATCTGGAATTATACAAAGTATTCTACTATGTTGCCACCACCCTCAGCTTCTCTGAAGCTTCCCGGCAGCTTTTTATCTCCCAGTCAGCAGTCAGCCAGTCTATCAAGACTCTGGAAAAAAAGCTGAATCATCCTCTTTTTATCCGAAGTACCAAGAAAGTATTATTAACTCCTGAAGGAGAACTTCTGCTCCAGCATGTAAAACCTGCGCTCCAGCTTCTGGATGAGGGAGAATCTCTCCTGTCCGGAGACAATCTGCTGAAAGGTCAGCTGCGTATCGCTGCCAGCGATACGATCTGCCGGTATTTTCTCATTGATTATCTGCAGAAATTCCATCAGACCTATCCTGATGTCCGCATTAAAGTCACAAACAGTACCTCCATCGGCTGTGCAGAGCTTCTGGAAAAGGGTCAGGCAGATCTTATTGTATGCAACTGTCCCAATTCCAGGCTTGGCAGTCATTTTCAGACACGTGTGCTAAAAGAATTCCACGATGTATTCGTTGCCAATACGGATTACTTTCCTGTACACACTGTTCAGACCGAACTGCAGGAGCTTCTGAACTATCCGATCCTGATGCTTTCCCCCAAAAGTACCACCAGCGAATATTTGCGGGAAGCATTTACAGCCCATAATCTCAAGCTTCTTCCTGAAGTAGAGTTAAACAGTAATGACCTGCTTCTGGACCTGGCACGGATCGGACTGGGAATTGCCTGTGTTCCTGATTATATGTTAAAAGAAAATGATCAGCTGACACCGCTCATGTTAAAAGAGCCTCTTCCCGGACGTCAGCTTATACTTGCCCAGCATGACAGTCTTACTGTCTCTCAGGCTGCTGAACGCTTTATTGAAATGTTTACTTCCATATAATAAAAGAAGTCCTCACTCAGTACTGAAACAACAATTTTTATAATCGCGTTTCTTACTGAATGAGAACTTCTTTTTCTTATTTCGGCATTACAGCCAGTGCATCAGTAATATACTGATTATCGATTGCTGCAAAGAATCCGCCGTCTGCCTTGGTTGCATAATCCATATCAATCGGCATTTTTCCAAGTACAGGAACCTTCAGCTCTGCTGCGATTTCATCAATATGGCTCTCACCAAAGACTTTGATCTCTTTTCCGCAGTCCGGACATTTCACATAGCTGTAGTTCTCTACGATTCCAAGTACCGGTATCTTCATCATCTCAGCCATATTAAAGGCTTTCTTAACGATCATCTTAACCAGATCCTGAGGTGATGTTACGATCACGATTCCTTCGATCGGCAGAGACTGGAATGCTGTAAGCGGAACATCACCTGTTCCAGGAGGCATATCCACAAACAGATAGTCTACGTCGCCCCAGATAACATCTGTCCAGAACTGTTTTACCATATTTGCCAGTACCGGACCTCTCCAGATAACAGGAGTATCTTCTGTAGGAAGCAGAAGGTTAATAGACATTACCTTGATCCCATTGGCTGTCACCATCGGGAAGATTCCGTCGTCATTGGCCTGTGCTGCACCCTTCAGCCCGTACATTTTCGGGATGGAAGGACCGGTGATATCTGCATCCATGATACCAACTTTATATCCCTGGGCAGCCATCATATTGGCGAGAGAACCTGTCACAAAGGATTTACCTACTCCACCCTTACCGCTGACTACTCCGATCACATGTTTTACATTTGAGTGAGCATTCATCTCTGCAAGAAGGCTCTGTGGTTTCTTACTGGAACAGCCTTCACAGCTTGACTTGTCACATGAAGTGTTGCTACATTCTTTTGCCATAATACTTTCTCCTTTATATTTACGCACAGGATCTGTGCGCTGATTACTGATCTTATTTCATAAATCTGTCGATTGCGATCTCCAGCTCTTTGATCGCATCTTTATCACCATGCTCCACTGCATCTACAATACAGTGTTCGATATGATCCTGCAGTATGATCTTACCTGTATTATTGATGGCAGATTTCACTGCTGACAGCTGTATCAGAACTTCGCTGCAGTCCCTGCCGTCCTCGATCATACGCTTGATGGATTCCATATGTCCAATGGCTCTTGACATCCTGTTCAGTACAGCCTTCGTATGCGCATGACTGTGATGATGTACATGTTCCTCATGAGAATGCTCAACTACAGTACCATCCTCCAGCACATGTACATGTGTTTTTTGTTCTTCGTCCATAACATTCTCCTCTCTGTTTCAGAACATGTTTATCTTATGCCGTAAGTAATATTATACCACATTTATCAAATTTCTGTAAAGGAACAACGCTGTTTTATTTGGGAAGTTGTAATGTCAAATATGATCGTGCCGTCTTCGAGGACTGTTTTTTCATAAGAAACTTCTTTTCCCTTGAATTTATTTCTGATATATTCCTCGGGATCATCCAGTTCCAATTCCTCCACAAATACATCCCGCATCTGGTTCCGTGGACATTTATTAAAAATTTCCCATATCAGCTCATATTCTTTCATGATCAATACCTCTCTTATTTTTTCTCTTCCTGATTCGTCTTATTTCATCCTGCGTGGAATTTTTTCCATCTATTTCAGGATATTATAATTATTTTCTTCTTTTTTGTCAAAAATAATTGTACTTAAAGAAATTATAGCGTATCATAGATGTAATTACCAATAGCAAAATAATTACATATACAAAAGGAGAGAAATCTATGAAGCTTTTAAAAGACCGAATTCTTAAGGATGGAGTTGTAAAACCGGGAAATATTTTAAAAGTAGACAGTTTCTTAAATCATCAGATGGATATTACTCTCATCAATGAAATCGGTAAAGAATTCAAACGCCGTTTTTCTGACTGTCCCATTACTAAAATCCTTACTATCGAAGCTTCCGGTATCGGTATTGCCTGTATTGCTGCCCAGTACTTCGATGTACCTGTCATTTTCGCCAAAAAGGCTCAGAGCGTAAATCTGGACGGCGAAATGTATACTACAAAGGTAGAATCTTTTACACACAAGAAAGTATATGATGTGATCCTTTCCAAGAAATTCCTCGGACCGGAGGACCACGTTCTTCTCATCGATGATTTCCTTGCAAACGGATGTGCTCTTCTGGGACTGATCGATATCGTAAAGAAGTCCGGAGCAACCCTGGAAGGTGCCGGTATCGTTATTGAAAAAGGCTTCCAGCACGGCGGTCAGCAGATCCGTGATATGGGTATCCGTCTGGAATCTCTTGCCATCGTAGATTCCATGTCTGATGATTCCCTTACATTCAGAGACTGATCCTTTCTTTTCCTGATCAGTATAAATAAGACTTTATAAAACAAGGCAGAAGCGCTGCATTTTAAGTACGCTTCTGCCTTATTTTTATGACTGCTTTAATGTAACTCTGGCTGCCGGTGTGGAAGTCGGCTGTTCAGATACGGAGGTTTCCGATGTCTGAGTCGGCTGTGGAGTTACACATGCCTGCGCGTTCCCGGTTAATTCTTCAGCTGCAGATGATGTCTGAACATCTTCCGGAGCTTCTGTTACCTGTGGTACAGATGTTGTCTCCGGTACAGGTGTCGGGGTTGGGGTAGGATCCGGTTTAATCTCATCTTCTGTGTAAGTTCCATTGTCTACCAGGATCTGATAATTATCTTTATCTATGATCTG carries:
- a CDS encoding Mrp/NBP35 family ATP-binding protein: MAKECSNTSCDKSSCEGCSSKKPQSLLAEMNAHSNVKHVIGVVSGKGGVGKSFVTGSLANMMAAQGYKVGIMDADITGPSIPKMYGLKGAAQANDDGIFPMVTANGIKVMSINLLLPTEDTPVIWRGPVLANMVKQFWTDVIWGDVDYLFVDMPPGTGDVPLTAFQSLPIEGIVIVTSPQDLVKMIVKKAFNMAEMMKIPVLGIVENYSYVKCPDCGKEIKVFGESHIDEIAAELKVPVLGKMPIDMDYATKADGGFFAAIDNQYITDALAVMPK
- a CDS encoding metal-sensing transcriptional repressor, with amino-acid sequence MDEEQKTHVHVLEDGTVVEHSHEEHVHHHSHAHTKAVLNRMSRAIGHMESIKRMIEDGRDCSEVLIQLSAVKSAINNTGKIILQDHIEHCIVDAVEHGDKDAIKELEIAIDRFMK
- a CDS encoding LysR family transcriptional regulator, whose product is MDINLELYKVFYYVATTLSFSEASRQLFISQSAVSQSIKTLEKKLNHPLFIRSTKKVLLTPEGELLLQHVKPALQLLDEGESLLSGDNLLKGQLRIAASDTICRYFLIDYLQKFHQTYPDVRIKVTNSTSIGCAELLEKGQADLIVCNCPNSRLGSHFQTRVLKEFHDVFVANTDYFPVHTVQTELQELLNYPILMLSPKSTTSEYLREAFTAHNLKLLPEVELNSNDLLLDLARIGLGIACVPDYMLKENDQLTPLMLKEPLPGRQLILAQHDSLTVSQAAERFIEMFTSI
- a CDS encoding phosphoribosylformylglycinamidine synthase, which gives rise to MSNVRRVYVEKKPAFAVQAKELKHEISSYLGIKSVTAVRVLIRYDVENISDEVFDKACKTVFAEPPVDDLYLENFEAAAGSRIFSVEFLPGQFDQRADSAVQCVQFLDENAQPIIRSATTYVIEGTITDEEFDAIKHHCINPVDSRETGLQKPETLVTVFPEPEDVKIFDGFKEMPEAELKELYASLNLAMTFKDFQHIQHYFKEEEKRDPSMTEIRVLDTYWSDHCRHTTFSTELTDVKFDEGDYKAPIVDTYNKYLADREELYKGRKDKFVCLMDLALMAMKKLKAEGKLADQEESDEINACSIVVPVDVDGKEEEWLINFKNETHNHPTEIEPFGGAATCLGGAIRDPLSGRTYVYQAMRVTGAADPTVSVKETLKGKLPQKKLVRSAAHGYSSYGNQIGLATGYVKEVYHPNYVAKRMEIGAVMGAAPRRAVIRENSDPGDIIILLGGRTGRDGIGGATGSSKVHTEASIEVCGAEVQKGNAPTERKIQRMFRREEVSHIIKKCNDFGAGGVSVAIGELAAGLRVDLDKVPKKYAGLDGTEIAISESQERMAVVVDPKDVDTFLGYANEENLEAIPVAVVTEDPRLVLVWRGKEIVNISRAFLDTNGAHQETTVEVEIPNKEGNLFEERPDVADVKAKWMETLADLNVCSQKGLVEMFDGSIGAGSVFMPYGGKYQLTETQSMVAKVPVQNGKTDTVTMMSYGFDPYLSSWSPYHGAAYAVTESVARIVATGGDYKKIRFTFQEYFRRMTEDPKRWSQPFAALLGAYAAQMGFGLPSIGGKDSMSGTFNDIDVPPTLVSFAVDVAKIQDVITPELKKAGNKLVWLRAPKDQYDLPDYAGIMDQYEKLHKDMQDGKVVSAYALDRHGIAAAVAKMAFGNGMGVKIEHNLDPRDFFAPGFGDIILEVPDGKVGELSITYTVIGEVTADGNFSYGNTVITVGEAENAWKGTLEKVFKTVSSENDKEAADRDEKLYRADSIYVCKNKVAKPRVFIPVFPGTNCEYDSTRAFERAGAEVDVKVFKNLTAEDIHDSVELFEKAIDQAQIIMFPGGFSAGDEPDGSAKFFATAFQNAKIKEAVMKLINERDGLALGICNGFQALIKLGLVPYGEICGQKADSPTLTFNTIGRHISKMVYTKVVSNKSPWLQKAQLGGVYCNPASHGEGRFVANEEWLQKLFANGQVATQYVTPDGQLSVDEEWNVNGSYMNIEGITSPDGRILGKMAHSERRGDGVAINIYGEQDIKIFESGVEYFK
- a CDS encoding xanthine phosphoribosyltransferase, whose protein sequence is MKLLKDRILKDGVVKPGNILKVDSFLNHQMDITLINEIGKEFKRRFSDCPITKILTIEASGIGIACIAAQYFDVPVIFAKKAQSVNLDGEMYTTKVESFTHKKVYDVILSKKFLGPEDHVLLIDDFLANGCALLGLIDIVKKSGATLEGAGIVIEKGFQHGGQQIRDMGIRLESLAIVDSMSDDSLTFRD